One segment of Bacillus alkalisoli DNA contains the following:
- a CDS encoding RidA family protein has translation MKELKTELAPSALGPYSQAIDTGNLIFVSGQLPINPETNELVQGDIGLQTEQVMKNIGAILATAELSYQHIAKATVFMKSLEDFSSFNEVYSTFLSEPYPARATFEVSRLPKDAEIEIEIIAFRR, from the coding sequence TTGAAAGAATTGAAAACCGAACTTGCGCCTTCCGCTTTAGGTCCCTATTCACAAGCGATTGATACAGGTAATCTAATTTTCGTCTCAGGTCAATTACCCATTAATCCTGAAACAAATGAATTGGTTCAAGGGGATATTGGTCTGCAAACTGAACAAGTAATGAAAAACATCGGGGCGATCCTAGCTACTGCAGAACTTTCCTATCAACATATTGCCAAAGCAACAGTATTTATGAAATCGTTAGAAGACTTTTCTTCTTTTAATGAAGTATATTCGACATTTTTATCAGAACCATATCCTGCTAGGGCAACTTTTGAAGTTAGCCGTCTTCCCAAAGATGCAGAAATAGAGATTGAAATTATCGCTTTTAGACGATAA
- a CDS encoding dicarboxylate/amino acid:cation symporter, giving the protein MKKNFTLQIAVAFILAILVGIFMGEKASIVQPLGDLFLRLIRFIIVPLILSTIIVGITSAGDMKKLSRLGGKTITYYLITGLLAVTIGLGAGLIFSPGSGIDITLNETAAEPKESPGVINTLLNIIPTNPLESLVTGSILQIIFFAIFLGIGIVIVGEKARPVLHFFEGLSEIMYKITAIVMKLVPIGIFGLLAPIVGTYGLAILLPLIKVIIAMAVAAIIHVAIVYSLAVKTFGKMSPLHFFKGIFPAAAVAFSTCSSAGTLPVTMKNTQENLGVSKETSSFVLPLGATINMDGTAIYLGIATLFIAQYFGVDLSFTQLLMVALVATLASIGAAGVPGAGMVMLTMVLAAVNLPLEGIALIAGIDRILDMMRTSVNVMGDASGCVVIENSENTSTPVLDKGQTV; this is encoded by the coding sequence ATGAAAAAGAATTTTACGCTTCAAATTGCTGTTGCATTTATTCTCGCAATCCTCGTAGGAATATTTATGGGGGAAAAGGCTTCTATCGTTCAACCACTTGGGGACTTATTCTTACGATTAATTAGGTTTATCATTGTGCCATTAATTCTTTCAACCATTATCGTTGGAATTACCAGTGCGGGGGATATGAAAAAGTTGAGCCGTTTAGGGGGCAAAACAATCACCTATTACCTGATTACTGGGCTCCTTGCTGTTACAATTGGATTAGGTGCTGGATTGATATTCTCCCCGGGATCTGGAATAGACATTACTCTTAATGAAACTGCTGCTGAACCTAAAGAATCTCCAGGTGTCATTAATACTTTATTAAATATCATTCCAACAAACCCGCTTGAGTCATTAGTTACGGGATCTATTCTACAAATTATCTTCTTTGCTATCTTCTTAGGTATTGGAATTGTCATCGTAGGGGAAAAAGCAAGACCTGTCTTACACTTTTTTGAAGGCTTGTCTGAAATCATGTATAAGATTACCGCAATTGTAATGAAGTTAGTTCCAATAGGAATTTTCGGTTTATTAGCACCCATTGTAGGAACTTATGGATTAGCTATATTGTTACCGTTAATTAAAGTGATTATCGCCATGGCTGTAGCGGCCATCATTCATGTGGCAATCGTTTATTCACTCGCAGTAAAGACATTTGGAAAAATGAGTCCTCTTCACTTTTTTAAAGGAATTTTCCCAGCTGCAGCTGTTGCTTTCTCTACGTGCAGTAGTGCAGGAACTCTTCCTGTGACAATGAAAAACACACAAGAAAATTTAGGAGTTTCTAAAGAAACAAGTAGCTTTGTTTTACCATTAGGAGCTACTATTAATATGGACGGGACAGCTATTTATCTAGGCATTGCGACTTTGTTCATTGCCCAATACTTTGGAGTGGATCTTTCCTTTACTCAACTGTTAATGGTTGCACTAGTGGCAACATTAGCATCGATTGGGGCGGCCGGAGTTCCAGGAGCTGGAATGGTGATGTTGACAATGGTGTTGGCAGCAGTAAATCTTCCATTAGAAGGAATTGCGCTAATAGCTGGTATTGACCGAATACTAGACATGATGAGAACAAGTGTGAATGTTATGGGGGATGCATCTGGTTGTGTTGTTATAGAGAATTCCGAAAACACTTCTACACCTGTATTAGACAAAGGTCAAACGGTTTAA
- a CDS encoding selenium metabolism-associated LysR family transcriptional regulator, translating into MNIEHLKVFYIVAKGNSFSETAKILHLSQPSVSLQIQQLENSLSIKLFERTTKRVTLTPAGKLLYKYAEKILNVIHETKREISLLSESIHGDLNIGASLTIGGYILPYILGRYQKEFPHVNLLLKLDNSDVVIEKLYNQEIHLGFIETYTINREVQQLPFMEDELVIIVSSSLFDSKINKEEITAEELFSLPMIMREKGSGTRQVVEENLRKFHLNPRDLNVILELENTEAIKSAVESGMGVSIISKSAIKKELQLGVLREIYIQDVRMKRHFTLIYKEEALTLPSESFLSFISQYYQIEKLKNESIEEGTPL; encoded by the coding sequence ATGAATATAGAACATTTAAAGGTGTTTTATATCGTAGCAAAGGGTAACAGTTTTTCAGAAACAGCTAAAATACTACATCTCTCTCAACCTAGTGTAAGCTTACAAATACAACAATTAGAAAACTCATTATCAATCAAGCTATTTGAGCGAACAACAAAGCGCGTTACCTTAACACCGGCAGGTAAACTATTATATAAATATGCTGAGAAAATATTAAACGTAATTCATGAGACCAAAAGGGAGATTTCCCTTTTATCAGAGTCCATTCATGGAGATTTGAATATTGGTGCCAGTCTAACAATAGGCGGGTATATTTTGCCTTACATACTTGGACGATATCAAAAGGAGTTTCCTCACGTAAATCTTCTTTTAAAGCTAGACAACTCTGATGTCGTCATTGAGAAACTGTACAATCAAGAAATTCATTTGGGATTCATCGAAACATATACTATTAATCGAGAAGTTCAGCAACTCCCTTTTATGGAAGATGAGCTTGTGATTATCGTATCTTCTAGTCTATTTGATTCAAAGATTAACAAAGAAGAGATTACAGCGGAAGAGCTCTTCTCATTACCAATGATTATGAGAGAAAAGGGATCTGGAACAAGACAGGTTGTGGAAGAAAACTTAAGAAAATTTCACCTGAATCCAAGAGACCTAAATGTAATTTTAGAACTTGAAAATACAGAAGCGATCAAGTCAGCCGTTGAGTCTGGGATGGGAGTATCCATTATATCTAAATCAGCTATTAAAAAGGAATTACAGTTGGGGGTTCTTCGGGAGATATATATTCAAGATGTTCGTATGAAGCGTCACTTCACCTTGATTTACAAAGAAGAAGCACTCACCCTTCCAAGTGAATCCTTTCTTTCGTTTATTTCTCAATACTATCAGATAGAAAAATTAAAAAACGAATCAATAGAAGAAGGGACACCCTTATAA
- a CDS encoding YeiH family protein, which translates to MELQRIKTEMVKERVVKMRDIKGKEYIRGILLTLILALVANQIVLLPFFSIMGIMIISILLGMLWAGIMGAQPQANQGITFSSKYLLRAGIILMGLRLNLNQIFEAGLTILYIDAIVIVFTLVFMIGLGKFLKVDLHLNTLIAVGTAICGAAAIVAVASVIKSKKEFTALAVACIAILGTIGALGYIFLYPVLNLDSYSYGVLVGATLHELAHVIAAAVPGGEVSSETALIVKLGRVVLLIPVAIIIGFIFSKMGKGNVKEKSSIKTLPVPWFIFGFLAMSCINTFILLPEELVNGLLFVSVFLLSMAMAGLGLGIKFSDFKKVGFKPILVGIVGFIALTLLAPFLLLLIE; encoded by the coding sequence GAAAATGAGAGATATAAAAGGGAAAGAATATATAAGAGGAATACTTTTGACATTGATCTTGGCACTTGTGGCCAATCAGATCGTGCTATTGCCCTTCTTTTCAATCATGGGAATCATGATTATCTCCATTTTGCTCGGGATGCTTTGGGCGGGTATCATGGGAGCTCAACCGCAAGCTAATCAAGGCATAACATTCAGCAGTAAATACCTGCTTCGAGCTGGCATTATTCTTATGGGCTTACGTTTAAATCTTAATCAAATCTTTGAAGCTGGACTTACCATCCTCTATATTGATGCCATTGTTATTGTATTTACTTTAGTTTTCATGATTGGATTAGGAAAGTTTTTGAAAGTAGATCTTCATCTGAATACGTTAATTGCGGTAGGAACTGCTATTTGTGGAGCAGCCGCCATTGTAGCGGTAGCCTCTGTTATTAAAAGCAAAAAAGAGTTTACTGCTTTAGCTGTTGCATGTATTGCGATATTAGGCACAATCGGTGCTTTAGGTTATATTTTCTTGTACCCTGTTTTAAATCTCGATTCTTATAGTTATGGAGTTTTAGTCGGTGCTACTTTACATGAATTAGCACATGTGATAGCTGCAGCAGTGCCTGGTGGTGAAGTTAGCAGTGAAACAGCCCTTATCGTTAAATTAGGAAGAGTCGTATTATTAATCCCTGTAGCTATTATTATTGGATTTATTTTTTCAAAAATGGGGAAAGGTAACGTGAAAGAAAAATCTTCCATCAAAACTTTACCGGTTCCTTGGTTTATTTTTGGATTTCTAGCAATGAGTTGTATCAATACCTTTATTTTGCTACCTGAAGAGTTGGTGAACGGTCTTTTATTTGTCAGTGTATTTCTCTTATCCATGGCTATGGCAGGTTTAGGTTTAGGCATTAAATTTAGCGATTTTAAAAAGGTTGGATTTAAACCAATATTAGTAGGTATAGTCGGTTTTATCGCCTTAACATTACTTGCTCCATTCTTGCTTTTACTAATTGAGTGA